The sequence GAGCAAGTAAAAGTCCACAATACTTCAAAATCGCCCTGGATGCCTTAGCGAAAATTTTACCTCATGCTAAACGTATCGAATTTGCCGGTCTTAATCACGGAGCTACAGGCAACACAAATAGAGGCGGCAAGCCCCAAATAGTTGCACAAGAATTGACCAAATTTTTTAAAACTGGGATATAACTAGAGGAGATCTGTGTAGTGAAATCTTCATAGATCATCGAGACTATACTGTTTCGGGAATCAATCGCTGGCTCGATTTTACACTGGAAATAGTGATAGTGAAGGCAGGAATAATTTACGAATGAAATAGTTGCTATTGATCCGGAATGGAACATTCATGGGTTTTTCTTTTGATGAAGGGTATGATAATCTCGATGTAACGATAAAAAAGAAACAAGTAAGTCTTTAGCAGTCATTGAAAATTGAATAAATTAGAAGTATAGGATTAAACCAAAAAGTCTTATTTCAAGCTCTTTCCTACATCTTTGTGCATGAAATGTCGGACAAATTGTTTTCATTTTTTTATAGATTCATATAGAAAGGAGTGAACTTATGGAATGGCTTAAAAGAATGAACAACGCATTGGATTATATTGAAAATAGTCTTGATGACGAGATTGACTATAAAAAGATTGCAGAAGCCGCGTACTGTTCCGAATATCATTTTTCAAGAATGTTTTCGTCCATTGCGGGTATATCGCTCTCCGAATATATTAGACGCAGACGATTAACGCTAGCAGCATTCGAAATACAAAAAAGTGATTTGCGGATAATTGACGTGGCTGTTAAGTATGGATATGTCTCGGCTGACTCGTTTTCAAGGGCTTTTCAGAAAACACACGGAATCAAACCTTCCGATGCACGTAGCAGTGGAGTGCAACTAAAAGCTTTTCCAAGAATCTCCTTTCAAATTTCTATTAAAGGAGATACAGAAATGGAGTACCGAATTGAGAAGCTTGATTATGAATTAAGATTAATAGGAAAGAGCAATACAGTAAAAACGAACCGAGCATTTAAAACAATTCCTACGCTTTGGAACAGTGCAAAAAAGGATGGATTTATGCAAGAATTAATCAATCTGTCGTGGGAAAATCCAAAATGTACACTCGAGAGTCTTTTAGGTGTATGTGGAAAAGAGGCTGCCATTACAGATGAAGAATTCGATTATTTCATGGGTGTACGATATGACGGGGAGCCTCCCAGTGGAATGGAAACTCTTATCATTCCTCCAAGTACATGGGCGGTTTTCCCGAACGTGGTAGAAGCGTGGAAACGTTTATATACCGAATGGGTACCTACCTCTGGATATGAACTTGCTAACTTGCCTTGTATTGAATGTTATTACGGACCAAAGCATAAACCAAGACATGAACTGTGGGTACCTGTTATATCTAAATAATTATGTTTACTATTAACTGTTCATCGAGAAGGGGTGGAAATGGCCAAAAAGGGGATATTTGTTAATATGCTGGCCATTATTTCATTCCCTTTCTTTCCTGTAAAAATGGGAGCTATTTTTCTCATAGAATTTATATTAATGATTTCAATAGCTGGTAACAAAAAACTTAGAGAGACTAAAGATCAGACAGCATGATCATTTATTAAATTGAATGTATGTTTTGTAATGTTGAACGAAGGGGGATTTGGTGAACAAAAAAATAGTGATTTTGTTCGTTTTAATAATACTTGTTATCATGTTTTGGTGGATTTTTAATTTAATAAGCCGTGATGGTGAGTTTACAAAGACGAGCCATGTAACAGCAGGGATAGAACATTTTGAAAAAAGAAAAGCAGTTTTTTTGGGTTATAATTTTTCTTGGAAAGGAATTGGGAAACCCATAATTGAAAAGATTGAATTTCTAAAAAGAGATGGAACAATTGTCGCAAAGGATGAAAATGATTTCCGTATTCAGCCCTTTATAGCAAGCACAGAAAGAATTGGAGTAATTGATGAAGAATACGTTGTTAATGAAGGGTTAGATGTTGATTTAATTCAAGTTAAAGGTTATCAGATAAATAAAAATTTTTATTTAGTATTACGTGTTGAATTCGATGGTACTAATCCGGATAATGATATAAAAATATTAAGAATTACGTATAAAAAATATGGAGTAACACAATATCAAAACATTCCATTCGATGGTGGAGTTATTATGGATGGATGGTGGAGTTATTATGGATGAAATATGATTTTACTAACGAGGGCGTTGATCCAAGAAGGATTGATGCTTTTTTGTTGCAGTTATTTGACAAACGAAGCAGGCAATGAAAGAAGGGAGAACGTATGTCAAGAGGAAAGGTTTCAAAATCACAAGTATTTCACTGACTCTAATCCCCGAATAATGACTGTGGGATAAGGCACGTTGGAACCAAATTAATAGTGATAATTTTTTATGAAATGGAAAAAAATAGTGATTAGGAAAGGAGGATTGTGAATGTCTGTGAAAAAGTGGTTAACAGGATTGGTTGTTTTGCCTGCAATGATTGTAGCTCCTGGCTCAATCGGCGTATTTGCCGAATCGGGCTTAGTAACACAGCCTATGGAGACGGTGAAACCGATTGAGGTTGAGTTGAACGATGATTACTTTAATCCGAAAGTCATCACTATTCCCAATGGAAAAACGACAACTTTGATATTAAAAAACAAAGGTAAGAAAGTGCACACCTTCACCGTGGAAAAGCTCAGAATTGACGCCGAAGTCCAGCCGGGAAATGAGAAAACCATTACCGTGAAACCGGATCAGCCCGGAACATATCAACTGATATGTCGGTACCATTTCAGGCAAGGAATGGTTGGAACAGTAATAGTCAGGTAAAAAGCAGGGCCAGTCGGGCCTTGCTTTTTTAATAGGAAACGGTAATTGGCTATTAAGATCCGACATCATTATAATCAACTAACCGGGGTTTAGTTGAATGTAAATGAAAAAAGGACCTCCAATCTGGAGGTCAAAATTTGTGAATATGGACATTTTTCTTAAAAAAACAGTATTAAAAAAGGGTACACCCTAGGCAGGTAAGTTTTCACAAGCGAGTCCGTCGTTGTCATTTCCGTCAAGTCTGTGAGGGTCTCCTGAACCAGAAGCTTCCATGAAAGCCTGTGCTTCTGCTTGTGTGTCAAAATCCCCACAATCACGGTCAGGACCGTTTGGATCATATTTCAAGCTTCCAGATCCAGAAGCCGGTTTTTCTTCAACAGGTTCCTTCGTAGAAACTACTTGTTCTTCGTAATGATATCCATGATCATGGTCAACGTGAGCATAGCCGGGAATAGACCAAACCCCAATGCCTTGGCTTCTGGCAATTTCTTGTTCTTTATGAAATTCATCGAGCATCGTCAGGTCGTTATAGAGATAAGCAGTTCTAGCTAAACCTTTTCTTAAGAGCATTTCTTGAATCGTTTCATTTCCAACAAAAACATATGCCAACATTCTGCCATAATGATCTCTTTCTTCTGTTCCGAGTTTAAGGCCTACATTTTTCCCTTCAAGCGTATCTTTAACAAACTGTGAAGCTTCTGGCCCATAGGGCTGAACCGGTTCAGAAGGGTGAACCGTTTCTGGCGTATCAACCAAAAGAAGACGAACATCTTCTACTGTGCCATCATCAAATTTTACTTCTAATGTGTCTCCATCAACTACCCTAGTAACCGTAACAGTTACTAGGCTTTTGTCTGTTTCTTTTGATTCAACAGAATCTTCACTTGAAGGCAGCTCAACTAGTTTTTTCCCTGTAGCTTGTTCAGGTACTTCTTTATCCTCAGTTGATTGATCTACACTAGGGTTTTTTTCGTTTTGTTTATCTTGCTTCACTGTATCATTTTTACCTTTTGCTTCATCTTCATTAATAATCTCATTTTTAACTGTTTCCTCATCTGATTTAACCTCTGCGGATTCAGGTTGAGCAAATGAAAGTGCAAGTACAAAACTAAGAATAAATCCAGATGCTACAATCCAGCCAGGCTTTGAAAAGGTAACTCTCCCATTTTTCTTCTGACGGATTTGGTATATTCCGAACAAAATAACAAGGATCGCAATCCATGCCAGTGGGGTTACTACGATTGTAGACAATAAATATAATCCTGCAAAAATAGCAATGATCCATTTAATCATAGGTTTTATAATGTTCAAAATATCACACCCTTTGCAATGCCAGATATTGAGCTTCTCTTTGTATTCGTTTTTCTTCTTTTTCAGCAAGAGCCTTTTCTTTAACATCTGCGGAAACAAATTCTTGTGCAAATAATTTTTTTAAGAAATTCAAAAGTATTTCCCCCTTAAATATTTCATTTTTATACAAATTGGTAAATACCTTTCATAAAATTAAAATTTTATATCATTTTTATTAAATTCCCTTAACAAGGGTAACAAAATCACCAGTAAAATTCGAGAAGAACTTCATTCCATGTAAAACACAGGTTTATTTAGAAGGTAATGGAAATTAGTGTGAACATTTTTAAAGATATTTCACAACAAAATGGTGGTTAATCCATTTAGAATTAACACACCCTTAAACAATTGATTTCATTTTTTAAATGAACTATTTATTTTCTTGGTACTACTTCTTTATTGAAAGTCCTTTTTAGTTCACCAGAATTCATATATACCGTTCCTACTGCAACTAAAAGCAACACTCCAGTAATCACGAATAAGCTTTGAACTGGCAGCATTCCTCCCAAGAAGCCCCCAATGATAGGACCGATCATGCCGCCGATTTGGTTTGAAGTTTGATTCAAGCTAAAAGCTCTGCCACGGAATTCTTCTGGTGTTGTTTTTACAACGAGCCCATTTAATGCTGGGAATACCGCACAGAAAAAGATACCGTACACAAATCGGATCAGAGAAAATCCCCATATTTCAGTAAATAGAATTTGCGCTATTGTACCAATTCCAGCACCTAACAGCCCTATAAATAAAACACGCTTAAATCCTACTTTATCAGCCCATTTTCCCCAACGAGGAGCAAATATAGCACTAGCGATACCAGGCAGTGAAATGACAACACCTGTCAGGAAAGTAGCATACTTTGAAGAACTGCCTAAATCCGCGATGTATAGCGGAAGAATCGGCTCAATTGTCATGATTGAACAACTGACAATCAGTGTTAAGATTAACACAAGTAAGAAGGGCCGATTGCTCAATCCGACTTTAAAATCATTTAATATAGAACCCTTTTCTTTGTTTGGTTTGAAATTTTCTTCTTTTACAAAAAAGATGATCAGAATCGTTGCAATACCAACAATAATCCCTGCCGTTGCAAACGCCAATCGATTTCCGACAAGCTCAGCCATACCACCGCCTAACAAGGGACCTAAAATCATTCCTGTTGCAGAAGCAGAAGATATATGGGAAAGGGCGTATCCTACTTTTTCGCTTGGCGTGTTTGTGCCAATTAATGTAATGGAACCAGGGATAAATCCGCTTAATAACCCCTGAAGCATTCTTAATGCTAATATTTGATAAGGGTTTGTGACAAAAGCCATTAATATATAGATGACAAAAAGGGCAAGTCCTGCACGAATAATCATCGGTTTTCTGCCGTATTTATCAGAAATCATTCCCCAAAAAGGGGTAGCAATCGCACCTGCAAAAAAAGCTGCACCAAAAATGAGTCCTGACCACAGCTCCGTATGGTCGTGCACTCCAATTTCTAATAGGAAGATTGGCAGAAAAGGAATGACCATAGAAAAACTTGCAGCTGTAAAGAAAACCCCAATCCAAAGCACCCATAAATTCCGTTGCCATGTAGGCATGTTTGTTCCATCTCCTAAGAAAAGCAAATGTAATTGAAAAATAATAGCTTAATAGTACCACGAAATTTCTATTCACGAAATATTCAATTTTAGAAATAATTAATTTAGGTGTGAAACAGGGGGACGGTTCTTGCGTTTCATGAAACGCAAGAACCGTCCCCCTGTTTCCTTCTGCAAAAACTAAAAAAAACACCTTCATGTGATTTTTCAACCACGATGAAGGTGTTCTTTTATTAGTTGGTTACGGGCGTCTTACTGGAATCAACAGGGGATGATTGACTATCTTTCATCCGGTTAAAGATCGTTGCCAAGATAGGCCCAGAGATATTATGCCATACACTAAAAATCGCACTCGGTACAGCTGATAACGGCGAAAAGTGAGCAGTAGCAATCGCAGCGCCTAAGCCTGAATTTTGCATACCGACTTCAATAGCAACCGCCTTTTTCTTTGATAAATCCATCTTAAAGAGTTTTCCAAACACATAACCTAATAAATAGCCAAGGACATTATGTAAAATGACAACAGCAAAGATAATAAGTCCAGTTTTTGCGATATTTTGCTGGTTGGCAGAGACCACAGCTGTAACAATAGCTACAATCGAAATAATCGAGACTAGCGGAAGGACCTTGACACTGGCTTGGGCTGGCCGATTAAAAAATTTCTTAACTAATACACCTAGAACAATCGGAACAATCACAATTTGTATGATTGAAAGAAATAGATCGGCAGGATCGACTGGGACCCATTGACTTGCTAGTAATAAAATAAGAGCCGGCGTTACAATGGGTGCAAGTAATGTTGTAACCGATGTAATCGTAACGCTTAGTGCAACATCCCCTTTTGCCAGGAACGTCATAACATTTGAAGCAGTTCCGCCAGGACAGCAGCCGACTAGAATAACACCAACCGCAATTTCCGGCGGCAGCTGTAACCCTTTAGCAAGCAAGAAAGCGAGACCGGGCATTATGACAAACTGACCGACTACTCCAATCGCCACATCTTTCGGACGTTTAAAAACTTCCTTAAAATCACCTGCTGAAAGCGTGAGTCCCATTCCAAACATAATAACCCCTAATAAAAGCGGAATGTGCGGTGCGATCCATGTAAATGCAGATGGCATGAAAAAAGAGAGGACTGCAAATAGAAGGACCCAGACTGCAAACGTGTTGCCGGCAAATTGACTTACTTTCTCTAAAGCTTTCATTTTTTACACCTCTTTAGTAGTTTTAATGATTAAAGTGTTTGTTTATTATATGTTTTTATTAGAATAAAAACAATAGTCAGAATGTTATGCGTTAAAAAATATGGTTGATTTTCTTTTAGAAGAGTCAGTTTTAAATATGATAAAATGATTCAGGAAGATTTCGTTGAATTAATAATTATGTTTTGAACCAATGCTAGCAAAGGAGCTGCTATTGCACCTCCTTTTTCTTTTTTAACAAAAAAACAATACAGCTTAGGAGATGTACATAGTATGAATAAAAAAGACGTTGCAAACATCCGAAAACAGTTCAAACTTGATAACGATCTAATGAATATCTCTGATATCTTTAATGTTTACATTAGGAAGGAAAGCAGTGAGATATTCCATCAAGAGAGTCAATTGTTCGGGATGCTTGACCGCGAGCAGCAGGAGTTATTTCTGAGTAACTTCAAAAAAGTTCTGACAGGTCAGATGGATTCGAAATTATTCGAA comes from Bacillus oleivorans and encodes:
- a CDS encoding AraC family transcriptional regulator, translated to MEWLKRMNNALDYIENSLDDEIDYKKIAEAAYCSEYHFSRMFSSIAGISLSEYIRRRRLTLAAFEIQKSDLRIIDVAVKYGYVSADSFSRAFQKTHGIKPSDARSSGVQLKAFPRISFQISIKGDTEMEYRIEKLDYELRLIGKSNTVKTNRAFKTIPTLWNSAKKDGFMQELINLSWENPKCTLESLLGVCGKEAAITDEEFDYFMGVRYDGEPPSGMETLIIPPSTWAVFPNVVEAWKRLYTEWVPTSGYELANLPCIECYYGPKHKPRHELWVPVISK
- a CDS encoding cupredoxin domain-containing protein produces the protein MSVKKWLTGLVVLPAMIVAPGSIGVFAESGLVTQPMETVKPIEVELNDDYFNPKVITIPNGKTTTLILKNKGKKVHTFTVEKLRIDAEVQPGNEKTITVKPDQPGTYQLICRYHFRQGMVGTVIVR
- a CDS encoding thermonuclease family protein, with amino-acid sequence MNIIKPMIKWIIAIFAGLYLLSTIVVTPLAWIAILVILFGIYQIRQKKNGRVTFSKPGWIVASGFILSFVLALSFAQPESAEVKSDEETVKNEIINEDEAKGKNDTVKQDKQNEKNPSVDQSTEDKEVPEQATGKKLVELPSSEDSVESKETDKSLVTVTVTRVVDGDTLEVKFDDGTVEDVRLLLVDTPETVHPSEPVQPYGPEASQFVKDTLEGKNVGLKLGTEERDHYGRMLAYVFVGNETIQEMLLRKGLARTAYLYNDLTMLDEFHKEQEIARSQGIGVWSIPGYAHVDHDHGYHYEEQVVSTKEPVEEKPASGSGSLKYDPNGPDRDCGDFDTQAEAQAFMEASGSGDPHRLDGNDNDGLACENLPA
- a CDS encoding MFS transporter, which codes for MPTWQRNLWVLWIGVFFTAASFSMVIPFLPIFLLEIGVHDHTELWSGLIFGAAFFAGAIATPFWGMISDKYGRKPMIIRAGLALFVIYILMAFVTNPYQILALRMLQGLLSGFIPGSITLIGTNTPSEKVGYALSHISSASATGMILGPLLGGGMAELVGNRLAFATAGIIVGIATILIIFFVKEENFKPNKEKGSILNDFKVGLSNRPFLLVLILTLIVSCSIMTIEPILPLYIADLGSSSKYATFLTGVVISLPGIASAIFAPRWGKWADKVGFKRVLFIGLLGAGIGTIAQILFTEIWGFSLIRFVYGIFFCAVFPALNGLVVKTTPEEFRGRAFSLNQTSNQIGGMIGPIIGGFLGGMLPVQSLFVITGVLLLVAVGTVYMNSGELKRTFNKEVVPRK
- a CDS encoding bile acid:sodium symporter family protein, with translation MKALEKVSQFAGNTFAVWVLLFAVLSFFMPSAFTWIAPHIPLLLGVIMFGMGLTLSAGDFKEVFKRPKDVAIGVVGQFVIMPGLAFLLAKGLQLPPEIAVGVILVGCCPGGTASNVMTFLAKGDVALSVTITSVTTLLAPIVTPALILLLASQWVPVDPADLFLSIIQIVIVPIVLGVLVKKFFNRPAQASVKVLPLVSIISIVAIVTAVVSANQQNIAKTGLIIFAVVILHNVLGYLLGYVFGKLFKMDLSKKKAVAIEVGMQNSGLGAAIATAHFSPLSAVPSAIFSVWHNISGPILATIFNRMKDSQSSPVDSSKTPVTN